The Podospora bellae-mahoneyi strain CBS 112042 chromosome 7, whole genome shotgun sequence genome includes a window with the following:
- the ALG8 gene encoding glycosyl transferase (CAZy:GT57; EggNog:ENOG503NTZF; COG:G) has product MGEIYPTLAQCAVVAAAFKILLFPAYKSTDFEVHRNWLAITNSLPLWEWYYEKTSEWTLDYPPFFAYFEWIMSQVAKLVDPAMLRVRNLEYASWETVCFQRLTVIITELLLVYALQLFVDSSHGPSKRAAQAAAFSILLSPGLLIIDHIHFQYNGCMYGILIWSLILARKKSTLLWSGLLFAALLCMKHIYLYLAPAYFVFLLRAYCLSPKSIFRIQFLNCVKLGGGIAAIFGVAFGPFALKGQIPQILSRLFPFSRGLCHAYWAPNVWAIYSFVDRVLIVLAPRIGLSVKSGALQSVTRGLVGDTAFAVLPDITPQVCFASTLIFQVIPLVRLFGQPTWDTFIGAVTLCGYASFLFGWHVHEKAILLVIIPFSLIALRDRRYLGAFRPLAVAGHVSLFPLLFTPAEFPIKTAYTIFWLILFLMAFDRLAPASPRPRFFLFDRFSTLYITVSIPLILYCSLLHGIIFGRSYEFLPLMFTSSYSAIGVVGSWVGFLVVYFTS; this is encoded by the exons ATGGGAGAGATCTATCCTACTCTTGCGCAATGCGCCGTAGTGGCTGCCGCATTCAAGATCTTGTTGTTCCCAGCATA CAAATCGACTGATTTCGAAGTCCACCGAAACTGgctcgccatcaccaacagcctgCCATTATGGGAGTGGTACTACGAAAAGACGTCCGAATGGACGCTCGATTACCCTCCGTTCTTTGCATATTTTGAATGGATCATGTCACAGGTCGCGAAGCTGGTCGACCCGGCCATGCTGAGGGTGCGCAATCTCGAATACGCTAGCTGGGAGACGGTATGCTTTCAGAGGCTCACTGTGATTATCACGGAACTTCTTTTGGTCTACGCTCTCCAATT ATTTGTGGACTCAAGCCATGGCCCATCGAAGCGCGCGGCCCAGGCGGCTGCCTTTTCTATCCTGTTGTCACCAGGTCTCCTTATTATCGATCACATTCACTTCCAGTACAACGGGTGCATGTACGGCATCCTCATTTGGTCCCTGATTTTGGCTAGGAAGAAGTCGACCTTACTGTGGAGCGGCCTGTTGTTTGCGGCGCTGCTGTGCATGAAGCACATCTATCTCTACCTCGCGCCGGCATACTTTGTCTTCCTGCTCAGAGCCTACTGCCTTTCTCCCAAGTCGATATTCCGGATTCAGTTTCTCAACTGCGTGAAGCTGGGCGGAGGAATTGCGGCCATCTTTGGGGTGGCGTTTGGTCCGTTTGCTCTCAAGGGGCAGATCCCCCAGATCTTGAGCCGGCTGTTCCCCTTTTCTCGGGGTCTATGCCATGCTTACTGGGCGCCAAACGTGTGGGCCATCTATTCGTTTGTGGACCGAGTCTTGATCGTCCTCGCGCCCAGAATTGGTTTGTCGGTCAAAAGCGGCGCGCTCCAAAGCGTCACCCGTGGCTTGGTCGGGGACACTGCGTTTGCCGTCCTTCCCGACATCACGCCACAGGTGTGCTTCGCCTCAACTTTGATCTTCCAGGTCATTCCTCTTGTGAGGCTGTTTGGTCAGCCCACGTGGGATACCTTTATTGGAGCTGTCACGCTGTGCGGTTATGCTTCCTTCCTGTTCGGATGGCACGTCCACGAGAAAGCCATCCTCCTGGTCATCATACCATTCAGCCTCATTGCTCTCAGGGACAGACGCTATCTTGGTGCCTTCCGGCCGCTGGCTGTTGCGGGACATGTTTCATTGTTCCCGCTCTTGTTCACACCGGCCGAGTTCCCGATCAAGACCGCATACACCATTTTCTGGTTGATCCTGTTCCTGATGGCATTCGACCGTCTTGCGCCTGCATCGCCCCGGCCGAGGTTCTTCTTGTTTGACCGCTTCAGCACGCTCTACATCACAGTGAGCATCCCGCTCATCCTGTACTGCTCGCTGCTGCACGGGATCATTTTCGGCAGAAGTTACGAGTTTCTCCCTCTCATGTTCACCAGTTCGTACTCGGCTATAGGAGTTGTCGGCAGCTGGGTGGGCTTTTTGGTGGTTTACTTCACCTCATAG
- a CDS encoding hypothetical protein (BUSCO:EOG09260OZU; EggNog:ENOG503NXN0; COG:D) yields the protein MEGQTSDGSIDALIFGLGPEIFENANTISKWLLSRPEETRPQLAEALFQKLFQDASQARQYHGNGHACVKLCSFVQQCFKSSDQTLKKWSTTEALTLELFLFYLEWYEHDPHRALRLILDVLVAACTDNPCPETGRAIKGRVLETLVQIITRKYPKQLTKSGLQCLEHLLSKRVVSLDDIALTYKQVEPAVASLPSLELWKSFVIHLFSWMELTYVCPLAGKCIVHVFRGLDSAAALDPTTGFDVELWRQWLQDALVQNPEILEDIKNYVLVAIFKTDKAAALRLLHVFNKQQLSNNQQGSDQGILLQLATLELGKKTGLVDEPASQPEESKHLALDSKVLGTLLGHPTISVRCSALSLVVSSQATTKPLSEDAFSLLRTYLAAFHADYDAKVRNEVLGLTKNLLKRVKSIITVARRSLADFANRESQLAAGGNAEPPLKKKKKAGPEAALRDASEAKSVLTSHQNFLEWYVGFLRDELIPTASYQRHITAVKAALLAVRVGKHAAATDDTVDEDVIRLIANDPTWTRLLFDLLLDPFDDVREAASTLLSLIPQELIARPVAQSRRSETLLDILRSFCGRANALADRTGRADHGDGAARAQGLSCSWLNAQQLQIQHLAEIISGIEAKISKAEQDLGHAAIESPVHADFAAIRQVNEHDEARAFYVWKVLAKQTYAETELEALRQLQERIFGGAQRIWLAVKHVLCDDSPEGHLPEEMEDIEGLDTKDLLSYSFRAVHESSNLLRLIMGTLRLKAVAGVPFPPLEVFKKTGNLTFEQLAQLRHRGAFSTVSYTFTNCCQLTQNLKTVYPNADEEADLLRDWYKGAVECIMTQASTTRRSAGIPSLIAAVLSANASSPSFDEVYGNLEQIGKKPVTQAETDGSNLPQVHAINCLREIFRSSLLSKRAEGYLARTLHLASTSLKSEVWAIRNCGLLLLRALIDCLLGTGESKAIIESGWDGNSVRISYNKYPELPDIILGLLEADDVDAGLANSAAAEAVFPALDIIRRAGPPEEHRGELRKRIENYLGSKVWHVREIAARTLCSFLLREDWVSEIGKLLEQAGTSSNRLHGALLTARFVIERKSDLGSDLKTENSWAESLVEILAAKSEVFERCPEVEAAYLEILNLLIKLQCLTTDKLASTLQISTKTGSPASALLEMEIALGLIHETASSGDVAGLRNYLVELLARDVNVASRMLEAIPAAFSQALDDNSRVRSEICQLCVEVCSTSPAPEVRAVSLANLGALMSAMLSNGHTSELPSLSQLDTLWSDLTKWSINPELSWAITETSGIIMAILASCHRDNLPDLDQRLRNWGALISDSLHVDNSFDTRHAAAFSLHTFFSLIPAPLFRTAYLPAFSALYTALTDDDDEIREVAALAVSSLTAQPATANISSKTLVTSLLPSHLPTPEFFSLAISHLTSGNLPAETKLGKALDFDDALFAAEEQNLFVDEVREAREWRRGLVGAIEANKNGERVLKEWKEWTVQGLKAVVKVMKEKREDGPLGWTSDQKVFAVVARVLISARGVLAVDEGEEVEVLLGEVVEMGRGGLLHGGLVGLALEEV from the exons GTGGTCCACCACAGAGGCTCTCACTTTGgagctcttcctcttctaCTTGGAGTGGTACGAACACGATCCTCACAGGGCCCTGCGCCTGATTTTGGATGTGCTTGTAGCGGCTTGCACCGACAACCCTTGCCCCGAGACAGGACGGGCCATCAAGGGACGCGTGCTGGAAACGCTCGTCCAAATCATCACTCGAAAATATCCCAAGCAACTGACAAAATCAGGACTTCAATGTCTTGAGCATCTCCTCAGCAAGCGCGTGGTCTCATTAGACGACATAGCTTTGACCTACAAACAGGTAGAGCCAGCAGTGGCTTCTCTGCCGAGTCTTGAGCTCTGGAAATCATTCGTCATCCATCTGTTTTCCTGGATGGAACTTACCTATGTTTGCCCTCTGGCCGGAAAATGCATCGTTCATGTTTTCCGCGGTCTAGACAGCGCTGCAGCACTGGATCCCACCACAGGGTTCGACGTTGAGTTATGGCGGCAATGGTTACAAGATGCCCTTGTTCAGAATCCAGAGATTTTGGAAGACATCAAAAACTATGTGCTGGTGGCCATCTTCAAGACCGATAAAGCTGCGGCTTTGAGACTGTTACATGTCttcaacaagcagcagctcTCTAACAACCAGCAAGGATCCGATCAGGGTATTTTACTTCAGCTGGCTACGTTGGAGCTGGGCAAGAAGACTGGTCTGGTGGACGAGCCCGCCAGCCAGCCTGAGGAGTCAAAACACCTTGCATTGGATTCAAAAGTTTTGGGGACACTGCTTGGCCATCCCACCATTTCGGTGAGATGTAGCGCTCTGTCCTTGGTGGTCTCATCTCaggccaccaccaagcctcTTTCAGAGGATGCCTTCAGCCTGTTAAGGACATACCTGGCCGCCTTTCACGCGGATTACGATGCCAAAGTCCGTAACGAGGTCCTTGGACTCACCAAGAACCTGCTGAAGCGTGTAAAGAGCATCATCACCGTTGCTCGACGAAGTTTGGCCGATTTTGCAAACCGGGAATCCCAACTCGCCGCTGGCGGTAATGCCGAGCCCCctctgaagaagaagaagaaggcgggtCCTGAAGCTGCTCTAAGGGATGCTTCCGAAGCGAAATCCGTTCTTACATCGCACCAAAACTTCCTAGAGTGGTATGTAGGCTTTCTCAGAGACGAGCTGATACCTACGGCGTCCTACCAGCGCCATATTACTGCTGTGAAAGCTGCTCTTTTGGCCGTCAGAGTTGGAAAGCACGCCGCTGCTACAGACGATactgttgatgaggatgtgaTCCGATTGATCGCTAATGATCCTACCTGGACTCGTCTTCTTTTCGATCTTCTGTTGGATCCCTTCGACGATGTCCGAGAGGCTGCTTCGACACTCTTGAGTTTGATACCACAAGAACTGATAGCTAGACCTGTGGCCCAATCACGGAGATCAGAAACGCTCCTCGACATCCTTCGGAGCTTCTGTGGACGGGCTAATGCGTTGGCTGACAGAACTGGGCGAGCTGACCATGGTGATGGAGCCGCTCGGGCTCAGGGTCTTTCATGCAGCTGGCTGAATGCCCAACAGCTGCAGATTCAGCACCTGGCAGAAATTATCAGTGGTATTGAAGCCAAGATTTCCAAAGCGGAACAAGATTTAGGACATGCGGCAATCGAGAGCCCTGTTCATGCCGATTTTGCAGCAATTAGGCAAGTCAACGAACATGATGAAGCCAGGGCGTT CTATGTCTGGAAGGTGCTCGCCAAGCAAACTTACGCTGAAACCGAGTTAGAAGCCCTCCGCCAACTTCAAGAGCGGATATTTGGTGGAGCGCAAAGGATATGGCTAGCAGTCAAACATGTTCTTTGTGATGACTCCCCGGAAGGCCATTTGCCCGAAGAAATGGAAGACATTGAAGGCCTGGACACCAAGGACCTTCTTAGCTACAGCTTCCGCGCGGTCCACGAGTCTAG TAACCTCTTGCGCCTCATCATGGGGACCTTACGGTTGAAGGCAGTGGCCGGTGtgccttttccccctctaGAGGTGTTCAAAAAGACAGGCAACCTGACTTTTGAACAACTGGCTCAGCTGAGACATCGTGGTGCCTTCTCTACAGTCTCGTACACTTTTACGAACTGTTGCCAACTTACCCAAAATCTGAAGACTGTGTACCCTAACGCTGATGAAGAGGCTGATCTTCTTCGTGACTGGTACAAG GGGGCAGTAGAGTGCATCATGACCCAAGCATCGACGACTCGCCGGTCGGCAGGCATTCCATCTCTTATTGCCGCTGTTCTGTCGGCGAAtgcctcttctccatctttcGACGAGGTCTACGGCAACCTCGAGCAAATTGGAAAGAAACCCGTAACGCAAGCTGAGACTGATGGTTCCAACCTTCCGCAAGTTCACGCCATCAACTGCCTGAGAGAAATCTTCAGGAGTTCGCTTCTCAGTAAGCGCGCCGAGGGTTACTTGGCCAGAACGCTGCATCTTGCTTCAACCAGTCTGAAGTCTGAAGT CTGGGCAATCCGCAACTgtggccttctccttctgaGAGCGCTCATAGATTGTCTGCTCGGCACCGGCGAGAGCAAGGCCATCATTGAATCTGGTTGGGACGGCAACTCTGTTCGTATCTCGTACAACAAGTATCCGGAACTACCAGATATCattctcggccttcttgaagCAGACGATGTCGACGCGGGGCTGGCCAACTCTGCCGCTGCGGAAGCGGTATTCCCCGCCCTTGACATCATTCGTCGTGCTGGCCCTCCAGAGGAGCACAGAGGCGAGCTGCGGAAGCGCATTGAAAACTATCTTGGCAGCAAGGTTTGGCACGTTCGTGAGATTGCTGCCAGAACCCtctgctccttcttgttgAGAGAGGATTGGGTGTCTGAGATTGGCAAGCTTCTTGAGCAAGCCGGCACTTCGTCCAATCGGCTCCATGGCGCTCTTCTCACAGCGAGATTTGTTATTGAACGCAAGTCAGACTTGGGCAGTGACCTAAAGACAGAAAATTCTTGGGCAGAGTCTCTTGTGGAGATTCTTGCTGCCAAAAGCGAGGTCTTTGAACGCTGCCCAGAGGTGGAAGCGGCTTATCTTGAGATTCTCAACCTGCTCATCAAGCTTCAATGTCTGACTACAGACAAGCTGGCTTCCACTCTCCAGATCTCAACCAAGACCGGGAGCCCAGCTTCGGcgctgttggagatggagattgCTCTCGGACTAATCCACGAAACAGCTTCGTCTGGTGACGTTGCCGGCCTCCGCAACTACCTTGTCGAGCTGCTAGCTAGAGATGTCAACGTCGCCAGCCGAATGCTCGAAGCCATTCCAGCTGCCTTCTCGCAGGCGCTGGATGACAACTCCAGGGTCCGGTCAGAGATTTGCCAGTTGTGTGTTGAGGTCTGCAGCACTTCACCTGCCCCTGAGGTCCGCGCGGTGTCACTCGCCAACCTCGGGGCGCTGATGTCGGCCATGCTCTCCAACGGTCATACTTCCGAATTGCCCTCCCTGTCCCAGCTCGACACCCTCTGGTCAGACCTCACAAAGTGGTCCATCAATCCAGAGCTATCTTGGGCCATCACCGAAACAAGCGGCATAATAATGGCCATTCTCGCCTCTTGCCACAGAGACAACCTCCCAGACTTGGACCAAAGACTCCGTAACTGGGGTGCTCTGATTTCAGATTCTCTGCACGTCGACAAT TCATTCGACACCCGCCACGCCGCCGCTTTCTCTCTGCAcacctttttttccctcatCCCCGCCCCCCTTTTCCGAACCGCGTACCTGCCGGCCTTTTCAGCCCTTTACACAGCCCTaacagacgacgacgacgaaatCCGCGAGGTTGCCGCGCTCGCGGTGTCCAGTCTCACGGCCCAACCGGCAACAGCAAACATTTCGTCCAAAACCCTTGttacctccctcctcccttctcaCCTCCCCACTCCAGAGTTTTTTTCCCTTGCCATCTCCCATTTAACCTCTGGTAACCTCCCAGCGGAAACAAAACTCGGCAAGGCgctcgactttgacgacgcGTTATTCGCAGCAGAGGAGCAGAATTTGTTTGTTGACGAGGTTAGAGAGgcgagggagtggaggagggggttggtgggtgctATTGAGGCTAACAAAaatggggagagggtttTGAAAGAGTGGAAGGAGTGGACTGTGCAGGGGCtgaaggcggtggtgaaggtgatgaaggaaaaaagagaggatgGACCGTTGGGGTGGACGAGCGATCAAAAGgtttttgctgttgtggcTCGGGTTTTGATCTCTGCGAGGGGGGTGCTggctgttgatgagggggaggaggtggaggtgttgttgggtgaggtggtcgagatggggagggggggtttgttgcatgggggtttggtggggttggccttggaggaggtttga
- a CDS encoding hypothetical protein (COG:U; EggNog:ENOG503NUWN), whose protein sequence is MRSPSSFAVLAAALAQAHAQYLVNDLSFGYGPRIAPEGQHQIPNYGMQGRPGLPELLSNKIILTPVAPGNQRGAVWSSNQLNQQNWIADVEFRANGPERGGGNLNIWLARDGAHVIGTESIYTVGRFDGLALVIDQHSGSGGMLRGFLNDGTTDYRSQHNVDSLAFGQCSFGYRNLGRPTQIKIRQTDQKFSIEVAGRPCLESDKIRLPPGYNVGITAASADTPDSFEVFKLVVLTDDSHHYGGSDNTQHHDSYASHQENTHQQDQHYQQQQQQEEPKRKMNFGRGGQAKIEDPYDNVIPDQDASTISTQQAQFADLHNRVQSINHHLSSIFRTLGQNHGVGEQRHAELSSMINDVKNFLHRLDKLDVLEHRMGDVERELRSLRSELSGKLRESENAIKYHVSDKHEALHEHVKEHAGTGHTKLILVIILSQAVLAGAFYMYKKRKSSPKKYL, encoded by the exons ATGCGCTCGCCATCGAGCTTCGCCGTGCTCGCTGCGGCTTTGGCCCAGGCGCATGCGCAGTATCTTGTCAATGACCTCAGTTTTGGTTATGGCCCCAG AATAGCTCCCGAGGGGCAGCACCAGATCCCAAACTATGGAATGCAAGGCCGACCTGGTCTTCCGGAATTGCTCTCCAATAAAATCATCCTTACGCCAGTAGCCCCCGGTAACCAACGCGGTGCTGTCTGGTCTTCAAATCAGCTCAACCAGCAGAACTGGATCGCCGATGTCGAGTTTCGTGCGAACGGTCCGgagcggggtggtggtaacCTCAACATCTGGCTGGCAAGGGACGGTGCCCATGTGATCGGGACCGAGAGCATCTACACAGTCGGCAGGTTCGATGGTCTGGCTCTGGTGATCGACCAGCACAGCGGGTCTGGCGGTATGCTTCGCGGCTTCCTCAACGACGGTACCACCGATTATAGGTCCCAGCACAACGTAGACAGCCTGGCTTTTGGTCAGTGCAGCTTTGGTTACCGGAACCTCGGCCGTCCCACCCAGATCAAGATTCGGCAAACCGACCAGAAATTCAGCATCGAAGTTGCCGGGCGCCCATGCCTCGAGAGCGACAAGATCCGCCTTCCTCCCGGATACAACGTCGGTATCACTGCCGCCTCCGCCGATACGCCTGATTCCTTCGAGGTGTTCAAGCTTGTTGTTTTGACCGACGACAGCCATCATTATGGCGGTTCTGACAACACCCAGCACCACGACAGCTATGCATCCCATCAGGAGAACACCCACCAGCAAGACCAACAttaccagcagcaacaacagcaggaggagcccaagaggaagatgaactTTGGCCGCGGAGGTCAAGCCAAGATCGAGGATCCCTATGACAACGTAATTCCCGACCAAGATGCGTCCACCATTTCCACTCAGCAAGCCCAGTTTGCCGATCTGCACAACCGTGTCCAGAGCATCAACCACCATTTGTCCTCGATCTTCCGCACTCTTGGCCAGAACCACGGTGTCGGGGAGCAACGCCATGCCGAGCTCTCATCCATGATCAACGATGTCAAGAacttcctccaccgcctggACAAGCTTGACGTTCTGGAGCATCGTATGGGAGATGTCGAGCGCGAATTGAGATCTCTTCGGAGTGAGCTCAGTGGAAAGTTGAGGGAGAGCGAGAACGCCATCAAGTACCACGTCAGTGACAAGCATGAGGCGCTGCATGAGCATGTCAAGGAGCACGCCGGGACTGGACACACCAAGCTGATTTTGGTGATTATTCTGAGCCAGGCGGTGTTGGCCGGTGCGTTTTACATGTataagaagaggaagagctcgCCGAAGAAGTACCTTTAG
- a CDS encoding hypothetical protein (COG:B; EggNog:ENOG503NUDN): MVQFKRKPVQFLPVPDIDDEQQEVWHIPQTGEVFTTYEDYLNRMDFYKQKRFICTITGHSGLSFFDALESELANAAEVDDIFPEALKGPVLRRVQFSTVSRIDTLVDQIYDEFKNDYYPGEAVLVEVIGHTEKLAGIVRDKTRFGGKMLPDGTLSKPFATYFVSLTMSPAEEAVVDDAHIFRDRKIFTKQVLRQYIKKTVTREAWNGAPWLVKDEVAEKYHIDTRVPAHLRFDTKLQERKQLQAQKRMSNHDSSLLSGSISPTGPVRLPELKPAPKSHKSKAQQAAQAERALLRAKQQAMQANGNTHEPGQFMHLPLPGNPFQFPISFRGQIPPPMVPQTPEPPPPPPPPKYPIEDLQLNLRGHVRPQLKFMCKDTPVEVDAESKSPFSERILMKSVGPLLETWDTLNVYCEIFKLDSFTFDDYVEAMLVASEEVPVELFTEIHCSVLKILVSSEAEGGKVQIQLPELEEEEVEEEPEESAAPTPEPEPQPSGRATRSSMAKLEAERLAAELAAAEQEEAEMEDAPGHRAEEVLQGFDWIEQLRKRSFKDGGWELIMVGLLHQLSKSERLKASCEELLEQLVPVDIEPSRETVRQKYATLDVNYRVQALQIICMLTAETRAIRGYMEDCSETMTAYRKEKIEWQRKRKQLIEELKSLNDQRKILLPDNLPPSPPLEPTKVAIINGDVKMTDVDDLQANHTSDEIPDSEEDGRKLRRGHDRAVERKRKAEKEAERKEKAEAAAKVPKQSKQFTKVLRDIQKKEDDIAECEKEIAIIDNDLREADCPRTRVLGKDRFWNRYYWFERNGMPYGGLPDSSTAEAEYANGCIWVQGPDELEREGYIDTKEEYQEEYKAKFEMTVPERKKLEEGKTSVFNAHQWGYYDREEDVDKLLTWLDPRGVNELKLRKELVNYRDKIAKNMVNRRKYLGIDDTPAAPAAPTEESVTNGATEKKEEETASVKEVSPEPHKGKRSTRVRHSVPAAPVEEEEEEEEEKEKPKYRCLNWTNTTAMEEIGHLHSLEPPPARSRKPTKKKEAAAAAAAVVAEVVAEPVANATRGKKGGRQSMK; encoded by the exons atg GTGCAATTCAAGCGCAAGCCGGTGCAGTTTCTGCCCGTGCCTGATAttgatgatgagcagcaggag GTATGGCACATCCCTCAGACCGGCGAGGTCTTTACCACCTATGAAGACTATCTGAACCG GATGGACTTTTATAAGCAA AAACGCTTCATCTGTACTATAACCGGTCACTCTGGGTTGAGTTTCTTTGATGCGCTCGAGAGCGAG CTCGCTAATGCCGCCGAGGTCGATGATATCTTCCCCGAAGCTCTCAAGGGCCCCGTTCTCCGACGCGTCCAATTTTCGACAGTTTCTCGGATCGATACGCTCGTCGATCAGATATACGACGAGTTCAAAAACGACTATTATCCCGGCGAGGCCGTGTTGGTGGAAGTTATAGGCCACACCGAGAAGCTCGCTGGTATTGTCAGGGACAAGACCCGTTTTGGTGGCAAAATGCTTCCCGACGGGACATTGTCAAAACCCTTTGCGACCTACTTTGTCAGTCTGACCATGTCGcctgccgaggaggcggtcgTCGACGATGCGCATATATTTCGGGATCGCAAAATCTTCACAAAGCAGGTACTGCGCCAGTACATCAAGAAGACAGTCACGAGAGAAGCTTGGAATGGGGCGCCTTGGCTGGTCAAGGACGAGGTCGCCGAGAAATACCACATCGACACGCGCGTACCGGCCCACCTGCGCTTCGACACCAAGCTCCAGGAGCGCAAGCAGCTCCAGGCGCAGAAAAGAATGTCGAACCATGACTCGAGCTTGCTGTCGGGATCGATTAGCCCTACCGGTCCCGTTCGATTGCCCGAGCTGAAGCCGGCGCCCAAAAGTCACAAATCCAAAGCTCAGCAGGCTGCTCAGGCAGAGCGTGCTCTTCTTAGGGCCAAGCAGCAGGCGATGCAAGCCAACGGCAACACGCACGAGCCTGGCCAGTTTATGCATTTGCCACTTCCTGGGAATCCGTTCCAGTTTCCGATATCCTTCCGCGGTCAGATTCCACCACCAATGGTACCGCAAACGCCCGagccgccaccgcccccacctccaccaaagtATCCTATCGAGGACCTGCAGCTGAACCTCAGGGGCCATGTGAGGCCACAACTAAAGTTTATGTGCAAAGACACGCCCGTCGAAGTGGATGCCGAGTCCAAATCTCCCTTCAGCGAGAGGATTCTCATGAAGAGTGTTGGCCCGTTGTTGGAGACTTGGGACACTCTGAACGTGTACTGCGAAATTTTCAAGCTCGACTCCTTCACATTTGATGACTATGTGGAAGCCATGCTTGTTGCCTCGGAAGAGGTGCCAGTCGAGCTTTTCACAGAAATTCACTGCTCCGTCCTCAAGATCTTGGTGAGCTctgaggcggagggtggcAAAGTCCAGATCCAGCTCCCAGAGctcgaagaggaggaagtggaagaggagCCGGAAGAGAGTGCGGCACCGACTCCGGAACCAGAGCCCCAGCCATCCGGGCGGGCCACCAGAAGCAGCATGGCCAAGTTGGAGGCGGAGCGGCTTGCGGCAGAACTCGCGGCGgcagagcaagaggaggcggagatggaAGATGCGCCGGGGCACCGTGCCGAAGAGGTGCTTCAGGGCTTTGACTGGATCGAGCAGCTGAGGAAACGCAGCTTCAAGGATGGCGGCTGGGAGCTCATCATGGTGGGGCTTTTGCACCAGCTGTCTAAGAGCGAGCGGCTCAAAGCTAGCTGTGAAGAGCTCTTGGAGCAGTTGGTTCCAGTCGACATCGAGCCCAGCCGGGAGACGGTTCGGCAGAAATATGCCACACTTGATGTCAACTATCGGGTGCAGGCGCTACAGATTATTTGCATGCTGACTGCTGAGACGAGGGCCATCCGTGGGTACATGGAGGACTGCAGCGAGACCATGACTGCCTACCGAAAGGAAAAGATTGAgtggcagaggaagaggaaacaACT AATCGAGGAGTTGAAGAGTCTGAATGATCAGCGCAAGATCCTCCTTCCAGATAACCTCCCGCCAAGCCCACCTCTGGAGCCTACCAAGGTCGCCATCATAAATGGAGACGTCAAGATGACTGATGTTGATGACCTCCAAGCTAACCACACATCTGACGAGATTCCAGACTCTGAAGAGGATGGCCGGAAGCTCCGGCGGGGGCACGACCGTGCCGTTGAGCGCAAGCGCAAAGCCGAAAAGGAAGCCGAGCGCAAGgaaaaggccgaggccgCTGCCAAGGTCCCTAAGCAGTCCAAACAGTTCACCAAGGTCCTCAGAGACATtcaaaagaaggaggacgacaTTGCCGAGTGCGAAAAGGAGAttgccatcatcgacaaTGACCTCCGGGAGGCCGACTGTCCCAGAACCAGAGTCCTGGGCAAGGACAGGTTTTGGAACCGATACTACTGGTTCGAGAGAAACGGCATGCCGTATGGTGGTCTGCCAGACAGCTCGACAGCCGAGGCGGAGTACGCCAACGGTTGCATTTGGGTGCAGGGACcggatgagctggagagggaAGGTTACATCGACACGAAGGAGGAGTATCAGGAGGAGTACAAGGCCAAGTTTGAGATGACGGTCCCAGAGCGGAAGAAGCTCGAAGAAGGCAAGACCAGCGTCTTCAACGCCCATCAGTGGGGCTACTACGAccgggaggaggacgtcGACAAGCTTCTCACCTGGCTCGACCCCCGCGGCGTCAACGAGCTGAAGCTCCGCAAGGAACTGGTCAACTACCGCGACAAGATTGCGAAAAACATGGTCAACAGGAGGAAGTACCTCGGCATCGACGACACCCCCGCCGCTCCCGCCGCCCCAACAGAGGAGTCTGTCACCAATGGCGCcacagaaaagaaggaagaggagaccGCCTCTGTCAAGGAGGTGTCTCCGGAACCTCACAAGGGAAAGAGGAGCACGCGGGTCAGGCACTCGGTTCCTGCCGCGccggttgaggaggaggaggaggaggaggaggagaaggagaagccaaAGTATAGGTGTCTGAACTGGACGAACACGACGGCGATGGAAGAGATTGGGCACTTGCACAGTCTTgagccgccgccggcgaggtcgaggaagccgaccaagaagaaggaggctgcagctgctgctgctgcggtggtggctgaggtggtggctgagCCGGTTGCTAATGCTacgagggggaagaagggggggaggcagAGTATGAAGTGA